The DNA sequence CCGCCTGCCAAGGTCGGAGCCATAGAGCCCTCCTAGCGGCTGTCTGAGTGGCTATTGCCCTGGCAGAAAAGGACAGAGTGTCCAGAGAAGAGTCTGCTAGAAAGGTCACCGCCTTGAGTACTCTGGATACTCCTTCCAGAGCTTTTCTATTGTTTTCAGGAATCAGTTGGTTGAGCTTTCTAGTCCAGACTATAGCGGCCCGAGAAATCAGGGCGGAGGTGACCGAGGCACTAATGGCCATGGCAGATGCCTCATGCGCTCTCTTAATGGCCAATTCCGCTTTTCTATCCAAGGGATCTTTAATAGGTCCCATACTGTCCCTGGCTACCACATCATAGGAGTGAAGTGCCACTACAGGAGCCTCCACTAGGGGGATCTGGAGTAACTGTGTCGAGGGCTTAGCTAAAGTATAAAACTTTTTTGAAATTGCTGTAGCCTGCTTGGAGGCCAGCGGTTTCTCCCACTCTGCCTTAATAAGAGTGGAAAAATAATCTGGCACAGGAATGGTTTTTTCTGGGACATTATGTCTGTGGAAGAACTCTTTTGCTCCTCTGAGTTTGTCTGACTCTAGAGGTTCTGAAACTTCCGCCAGATCCAGAGCTGCCAGGGATTTTGAGAGGAGAGATTGAAATTCTTCCTGTGGGAAGAGCCTGAGTTGTTTTTCTTCAACCGGAGGGGTTTCTTCACCTGaagagaactcgccctcctctaatTCTACATCAGAAGAGTCAGGGGACATAGAAACATTTATTATTGGGGGGTGCCGGAGCTTTTCTGGCGGCTTTGGTGGTACTGGGAGTTAATTCCCTGCTGGTGTGCCGAGGGTTAGCTTGAACCTCAGTAGAAAAGACCTCCTCGCGAGTAAGGGCCGGAGCCCCGTCCCCTTGCAAAGATGGAGTAGGGGATTGCAGGGCCTGCAGCCCTTCAACAAAAACACTCCTCACCAGCTGAACCAACTCTGCTTTTAGGGCTAAAAGACCACTTTCGCCCCCACCCGCCTCGCCAGTCTGTACCTCACCGGGCGCCGTCCGGTCTCCGCCTGTTACAGTCTCCGTCCCGCGATGTGCTGCTGCTGGCGACAGCGCTAAACGTTCTGGGACCTCGGCCGCCATTAGCCCCTGATCGAGGGCTGTAGTGCTAGCCGGCATTTCAAGCACGCTGTGGGGTGCAGTTAAGACTGAAGGCTcctggcggggcggggcgggctgAACGGCCGAAGCCGATGCACTAGCCCGGGGCGCTTTGATGAGAAGGCTAGAAGCCGCGCCTCTTGTCTTTGTCTGCGTCAGGCTAGGAGCCTCGCTTTGAAGCCTCTTACTCCTTTTGTGCGCCTGGCTAGAAGCCGCGCCTGTGgtgtcctttttgttttttaaagccttaTCTGATTTATCTAAGGCTTTGCGCTTCTTCCCTGAAGGGGAAAGCGAAGCTCCGCTGCAGGACGGCTCGTCCAGGCTGCCAGTAGCCGCGGTAAGTAAACCCGGTACAAGATCCTGAGGTGAAATGAAGTCGTCACCCCGGGCCTCCGCCATCTTGTTTGGGCGGGAAAAATTTATTGCCTAGCCGAAGCTTGAGGCGTAGAAAAccaattccaattttttttttttttttttttttttttgcacgcagACACGATAGGGAGCAAAAAAGGACACCAACAAGACAGGAGGAGACAGTTGAGACACAAGACTAGATATATTTCCTTATCTGAAGCAGGGAGACAAAAACGAACGCTGCTCTCCcgtcaaggcaggaaacaaaactggagctGCAGCAGATGGGAGGGGCTACTTCCTGCAGGATAGGGGAAGAtctgcagttttgtttcctgcctcccggataagcacacacaagaacccgagctgaagatggccttctCTCACAGAGCgagaactaaaaaaaatatgtgggggaCTTCAGCTTGGAACgcgttgctaattaccaagcataaatggccaattaGTCAAAAAAGTCTTAACTGTATGAATGTTCACCTCTCCCCGGCACAAAGCAGTTGGCATGAATATTTCTGCCATCTGCTACTGTTTCTGCAGCCAATCAGGGAATCCTGTGATGATGTCACAATGCTACTTAGCCAATGAGATTGGCTACGTGATACCGCCCTGAAGAGCAAACAAAGCTAATTTAGACTGAGGGCTGTCCTTCTTGGACTGGCCCCGCTAATGATCCTAACCAGTTAGGGATCACAGAGCAAAAGCAGTGCCGCCGCTTCATGAACAGGCTAACACTTGGATCCCCTTTGGCAGCCATCAAAAGCGCCCAAAAAAAGGGGGTAAGGGCAGTGGAGTATATTTGACACAGTGCTGACGAACATGCTCACAGATGTCAAACCTCCCTCCTTTCCACCTGAGAACACTGTTCCAGAAACATCACAGCCACCTTTCTCTTCATAACAATATATACCTGGTCTTTAAAAAGGACGTGCTAAACCAACAAGCTGAAGAATTGCGTGTACCTGTGTGCGAGGCATATCCTGAAACGGTACACGCCCGTTAGCTAATTCACATGCTGTAATCCCCACACTGTAGATGTCGGATTTCACATTATATCCATATATATCCTATGAAAGAAAACAAAGCGTTGATAAACTCAGCTGCTGAATATCTACTTTGTGAATACGCAAGAACTTCTAAATGCCAGAAGCTGAATATTTTTGTTGGAATGTTATTGTTTGCCTGGGGATTACTTCACTTGGGCCTCTATGATGCAGTGTCCTATAAAACTGAAGTTACTAAATTTCGTCCTTGAAACAAAATTTGGAATTAGTAAGGTTATGCAACCCTGAGCTTTtctgtgcagaaaagaacaaccaaaatgatcaggggactacagcaattGTCCTAGgaagagcagttaaaatgcttagggctgtttagcttggaaagaaggcagttaaggggagacatcgtagaggtctataaaattatgcatggtatggagagagtggacagggagaagcttttctccctccctcataataccagaatgcggggtcacctgctgaagctggagggtgacagattcaaaacagaaaaaagtatttcttcacaaaacacgtagttaaattgtggaactccctgccccaggatgtggtaatggctgccaacttggaaggctttaagaggggagtggacatgttcatggaggagagggctattcatggctactaatcaaaaggGATActaatgatgcacacctattctctccaggatcagaggagcatgcttattatattaggtgttttggaacacaggtaggacagtgctgctgcagtcatcttgcttatgggcttcctagaggcacctgattggccactgtgtgaatagactgctggacttgatggaccttagtctgatccagcatggcttttcttatgttcttatgtgttgcTGCATTGTTAAGGACTGGGAAACAGACCAATCAGGAGATGTCTTATTCTTCCCATATGCACTGGGTAATGTGAGCCAGAGGTTGAAATATTAACTATGCCTATATTgtgttatatacacacacacacaggaagacaCCATCTCTACTAACCTGTCTCAGTAGTTCAGGACTCAGCCAAGGAAGCACTGATGTACTAAACTGGGGGAAGTCGTATACAGCTTTTAACCTTTGTCCATTGTTGACTAAACTGTAAAGGTGGTTTAAGCCAGACAGATAAACTAGGCCATCCCCGGAAATCAGTATGTGGCTAGCTTTAATGCTTCTGAAACATACGTAATAAAAGTTTTAGTTAGAAGAACAATTCAGAGAAATACAACTTGAGATAGCGGGTGGCACAGATCGAATGCTCCCTTATCTCTAACCTGACAGCCACTCCCCTAAAGCACACAAAACACAGAGAACGTCTAGTGGAGATCGACAGCTTGTGTTAAGTCTTTGAGCTGGTGTTGATCGAAATAAAGAAGAGTTTCTGGATGTGGGAAGTACCAGATACTAGTGTACAGATATAGTGCAATtacgctgagagccagtgtggtgtagtggttaagaacggtggtttggagcggtgatctggagaatcgggtttgattccccactcctccacatgagcagcagaggctaatctggtgagctgcatttgtttccccactcctccacacgaagccaactggggaccttgggctagtcacagctctctcagcctcacctacctcatagggtgtctgttgtggggaggggaagatgatttgtaagccagtttgattctcccttaagtggcagagaaagttggcatataaaaaccaactcttctacttcttctaccttctcccccacccctttaaaggGCACACCCAGTAAGTTCTGGCCTGATTACAATCAAAACTGAGAAAGCAAGGGCTGAAGCTTACAAAATCTCACACTGCAATAATTTGAAACTTCGCTATATGCTTCTTCACAATACCTGTGAATGTAGCCATGGTGGTGCATGTAGCTTAACCCGCTAATGGCGCCAAACAGGATATTTCCTATCAACGCTTCACTCATGCCGTCAGGGAAATAAGTCCTCAGCAGATGACTGGCTGAACCTAGGAAAGTTGCATGAAACTTGCAAGTaagttgaaaatatttattttacatgGACAAACATTTTGCTGCTGCCACCAGAAAAACGAGCCCCACAAACATGATCCCTTTTGGTGCTTGGTGGTCTTGGGCATTCAGGCCAGCCCTGTGGGAAACAGCTTTTTCTTTGGCCAGTGATCACTAGtgcgccccctcccccaaccgCTTCTTCCTTCATGTAAAAAGATCCACTGGTTTTCCCAAGGCagggactttaaaaaaaggaagctaTTTGCTTGgttagagccagcgtgatgtagtggttaagagcggcggactctaatctggagaaccgggttcgattccccactcctccacatgaaacctgctgggtgaccttgggccagtcacggttatctcagaactctcttagctcacccagaggcaggcaatggtaaaccaactccaaatgtcttttgccttgaaaaccctgcatggTCACCATATGTCacctgtaacttgatggcacaaatacacacacacacatattcgcTTGGTTATAGTTCTTTTAAGTTTGACAACTCAACCCTGGTACTACTTATGCTCGATTACCCTGTGCAGACACAATAAAATCAATACTTTTCTTTTCAAACGAGATACTTACTATAGGCCATGAAAGGAGAAATGACCCAGAGCCAGCTTCCAGTGGTGAACACTGCCCAAAGGGTCATGATATTGGGATGTCGAAAGGCGTGGCATAATGTCACCTCATTCTAGAGTGAGCAAATGTTTTGATCATTTAGAAGACAACAATTAAGGTTCCGCGTACAGGTTCACTACTCGTCTGAAGAAAGTCTTCAAATGAATGGCTTGTGAATTCTTGCAATGTCAGAAATGTAAGCTCAAGCAACTTGACAAAACTGTAATTCAGCGTGATCATTAGTTTCTGAATGTTTTATGATAACATTTGTGGCCCAGCACATCTAGAGttacattcattcatttattagatttctatagcgcccttccaaagctcagggtggtttaaaatacaataaatatcacaacaatataaaattaaaaaccaaaactTATTCCAATATTACAGTATTCAACACTGTGTCAGAGGCATCAAATCGGCCAGCAGTTACACTGAGGATAACAGACCAAACTAGCGGCCTAAATCTGGTGGAACGCTTTGTAGGCCCTGTGGAATTATTGTTCCTAAATAACCTCACAgagcagtggttttcaacctttCCTATCTTATGTACCACTAATCAGTCTATCAAAGAACCTAGATCCCACCATGATGGAAACAAAAAGCTCACTTTTTCTGAGAAAGACTTTTAGTGAGTTCACAGGCATTCCATTATTGTAGTTATCATTTACAGGAATTATCATTTACGGGACATAAAAAAATTGCAGAAGCACAGTGGATAATCCCAGGCAGGGAGGGTCAGCAGGAAGCCGTTACCAAAGACACTTGCTGGTGTGCAGGGAGAACGAAACACCAAGCGTCCAAGGTTACTACAGGCAGAGTATCCCTTACTCGGATATCCCAtgtccggactgatccgaaaactggatcCTTCAAGCTGGCATGCAgggagatccatgctgcctgctttcagtgttttctctcacctaaaaaaataaaatacagtgtacactgcatcgtgggtggagactgaaagcctgctgttgttagttagtttgttatttgttgttgctcttgtttaacagctggtacAGGTACTGTGTTGAGAtatacctttgctttctgatggttcaatgtacccaAAATTATTAAgaacattgtttaaaattacattcaggctatgtgtataaagtgtatataaaacttaaatgaatttgggtcccatccccaagatatctcattatgcacatgcaaaaattccaaaatattccaatatacggaaagatccgaaatacggaccatttctggtcccaagctgttcggataagggatgctcaacctgaaATAGCATGCCAAAAGGTTACATATGGATAATCCGTGGCAGGCAGGGTCAGCAGGAGACAGTTCATCCCATTTGTAGTGGGCACAGCGACGGAGGGAGAGCGAACTCTTTCATCATCACGGAAACCCTGCACCCCACCTAGAAAACTTCTGCATTCCCactggttgagaaccactgctgcgGAGTACTTGTTCCTGGGAACTTTATGTcacatttcagtttttaaaatcatgGTTTCCTTCACAGCTCAATTCCATCACTCCTTCAAACGTGAAACGTCTGTTTTATACTTGCAAAGCTTTCAAGCGTTCTTCAGAACATCTCTCCAGATCTGTAATCCTAACAGCCACCGGCCTTCCTGTAGGGATATGGCGGGCGAGGTAGACCGAAGTCAAGTCGTTGCATCCCTTTCCTGTTAGCAGAAGAGGTCGGCCACACTTAGCAACTTTGTTGGTTCtcttagtcatagaatcatagagttggaagggaccaccagggtcatctagtccaagcccctgcacaatgcaggaaattcacaactacttcccccacacacccccagtgacccctactccatgcccagaagatggccatgagagggagggaaattcacaacaacctcccacacacaactacctcccccacacaaccccagtgacccctactccttgcccagaagatggccatgagagggagggaaattcataactacctcctccacacacacccagtgacccctattccttgcccagaagatggccatgagagggagggaaattcacaacaacctcccacacacacacccagtgacccctactccttgcccagaagatggccatgagagggagggaaattcacaactacctcccccacacacccccagtgacccctactccttgcccagaagatggccatgagagggagggaaattcacaactacctcctccacacacccccagtgacccctactccttgcccagaagatggccatgagagggagggaaattcacaactacctcccccacacaccccagtgacccctacaccctGCCCAGAAGAcagtcatgagagggagggaaattcacaactacctcccccacacacccccaatgacccctactccatgtccagaagatggccatgagagggaaggcatcttggccatcttctgggcatggaggtgtgggggggaagtagttgtgaatagTCTTAGCTATTGTTTCACCACTTGGCACTCAAACCATCTTGGCATTCTAGTCAATGGATCAATGAGCTGTGGAACAACCGCCATTCTGAGA is a window from the Euleptes europaea isolate rEulEur1 chromosome 15, rEulEur1.hap1, whole genome shotgun sequence genome containing:
- the STRADB gene encoding STE20-related kinase adapter protein beta; protein product: MSCLDCSCILRTRVESFGAEKNSEDSSSQDSTDESAVFWSHSPRRGDEQISWSSDVSHYDLQVEIGKGCNDLTSVYLARHIPTGRPVAVRITDLERCSEERLKALQNEVTLCHAFRHPNIMTLWAVFTTGSWLWVISPFMAYSSASHLLRTYFPDGMSEALIGNILFGAISGLSYMHHHGYIHRSIKASHILISGDGLVYLSGLNHLYSLVNNGQRLKAVYDFPQFSTSVLPWLSPELLRQDIYGYNVKSDIYSVGITACELANGRVPFQDMPRTQMLLQKLKGPPYCPWSSNTFPCSESRIKNSRSGIDSGIGESMTRTMTSERLQTPPKTFSPAFHNLIELCLQQDPEKRPSARGLLSHTFFKQVKEQSKGSLLSLLSPAIQHTQSQIPAVHSSALWSKSKCLFTNERERYWEF